The Amycolatopsis nigrescens CSC17Ta-90 genomic interval CACCGGACCGTGCAGCTCGGTCGAAAGGCGGAGTTCGCCGCCCTGCCCGCGCACGAGGCCAGGCTGCGGTTGATCGCGGCCACCGCGGCGCTGGAGGGTTCCGGGCTGAAGGCGGACGGGTTCGCCCCGCCCCGCTGGCTCGCTTCGCGCGGCACACTGGCCGCGCTGGCCGAACGCGGGTTCACGTTGTGCGCGGAACTCGCCGCGGTGCACCACCTCGGCACCGGCGAGGTGGTGCACCGCGCCAAGGTGCTGGAGTTCACCGCCGGGCACCAGCGCGCCGAAACCGTGCGCTGCTTCGCGCTGGTGCTGGCCGCCGCACGCGCGGCCAGGCGCGGCGGTCTGGTCCGGCTCGGCGTGGACGCCGCCGAACTGGCCGGGCCCGGTCTGCGGCAGGCATTCCTGGACGCGGTCGACGTGGCGCTGGAGCACCGCGCTCGCGCCGTCACCTACGGCGCGCTCAGAACTTCGTCTTCGCCCCGGGCTGCAGCGCTTTGACCTCGGTGCCATCCGGGCCGAGGTTGGTGAACAGCCCGTAGTGCATGGCCGGGTTGGACAGCGTCGCCTCGTGGATCGGCACGGCGTACCGCGGCGCGACGGCGCGCAGGTAGTCCACCGCCTCACCGGCCTTCAGCCAGGGCGCGCCGGTGGGCAGGCCGAGCACCTCGATCTTGTGGTCGGGCAGGAAGAACGAGTCGCCGGGGTGGTAGAACGCGCCGTGGTCGACCAGGTAGCCCACGTTCGGGATCACCGGGATGTCCTCGTGGATGACCGCGTGCCTGCCGCCGAGCACCTCGACCGTGCTACCGCCGACCTCGAAGGTGTCGCCGGGGTGCACGGTGCGCGCCGGCAGGTCCAGCTTCGCCACGGTGTCCTCGGAACCGGGGTCGGTGATCAGCCGCGCGCCCGGGTTGGCCGCCAGCAGCGGCGGCAGCCGCTCGGCGTCGATGTGGTCGAAGTGCTGGTGCGTGATCAGGATCGCGTCGAGTTCGCGTTCGGCCTCGAAACCGGCGGAGAACGTGCCGGGGTCGATCAGGATGCGCGCGCCCTCGGTCTCGATCAGCACACAAGCATGTCCAAAGTGGACAATATGCATAGATGGCTCCCTTTTGGTTCGGCCCGTCCCAGCCTACGAGCGCAGCAGGTCGTCGCCAAGTTCGGTGCGCCGGTACCGCACCGCGCGCCCGTGCCGGGAACTGCTCAGCAGCCGCGCGTCGCGTAGCGCGGTGAGGTGCTCGGAGACCGTGCCGGCGGACAGGCCGAGCCGGATCGCCAGTGCCGAGGTGTCGGCCGGTTCGTCCAGCGCGGTCAGCAGGGCCGCCTTGGTCCGGCCGACCACGGCGGCCAGCGTCTCGGTGGGCACCGGCGCACCCGCCCATAGCTCGCCGACCCCGCGCGCCGGGTACAGCACCGCGGGCTGCCACGGCGGCACCATGATCACCCCGAGCCGCGGCCAGGCGAACAGGCCGGGCAGCAGGAGCAGCCCGCGCTCGTCCAGTTCGGTGCGGACCCGCGTTTTCGTCTCCACCAGCACCACGTCGCCGGCCAGCCGCAGCCCGGGATGGAGATCGCTCAGCACCAGCTCGATCCCGCCTTCGGCCAGCCGCCGGGACCGGTAGTCGATGTCCGCGGTGAGCAGCCGCTTGAGCCGCGGCCAGTTCGGCTCGACCAGTTCGGTCCAGACCAGCTCCATCTGGTCCGCGAGCAGGTCCCGCGCCGCCGCCGGGTCGGCGGGCAGCCCGCTCAGGTCGGCGTCCACCATGGCGAGCTCGGTGGCGACCTGCGCCGGCGGGGTCCGGCGAACCTCCGCGAGCTGCGCGCGTGCCGTGGTGCGCGGGCCGCTCGGCGGCGGGCTGAGGAAGTCGGTGAGGTAGCGCCTGGCGCCGAGCACCGCGAGCAGCTCGCCGACCGGCAGCTCTCGGATGGACACGGCCGCCTTCGCCACCCAGGCCAGATGGGTCGGATGGCCGCGCACGCCCAGGATCGTCTGTACCGCGCCCATCGTCTCCTCCAGCGGGGAGAGCGCGAACCGCACTCGGTTCGCGCCGGCCGGGGTGAGCACCAGTTCGATCATCGCGGGACCAGCTTTCGGCTATTTCCGAATCATTATTCCGCGCCAGTCCGGCGCAGCAAGCTCGGCGCATGACGACCCTCGCCGCGCAGTCCTCGCAGTCCCTGTTCCACCACCGGCCCTACTGGCGCTGGTCGGCCGGCGTGCAGCTGGGCAGGCTGCCCGCGGCGATGGCCCCGCTGGCCTTCACCGTGCTGACCACCGCCGCCACCGGCTCCTACCGGCTCGGCGGGGTGATGATGGCCGTTTTCGTGCTCGCCGAACTGGCCGGCGCGATCCCGGCCGGGCGGCTGCTGGACCGGATCGGCCCGGCGAAGGGGCTCGCGCTGATGCTGGTCACCGCCGCGGCCGCGCTGGCCGGGCTCGCCGCGGTGGCGGCCACCGGCGCGTCCGGGCCGGTGCTGCTGGCCATGGTGGTACTGCCGGGGGTGGTGGCGGGCGGGATGTCCGGTGGTTTCCGCACCCTGCTCGCCGGCACCATCTCCGGCCCGCTGCTGCCGAGGGCGATCGCGGTGGACGCGATGATCCTGGACGGGGTGCTGATCGCCGGCCCGGCGCTGGTCGCGTTGCTGGCCACCGCGCATTCGCTGGTGCCGCTGCTGGTGATGGCGTTGGCCTACCTGCTTTCCGCCGCACTGGTGCCGCGCGTGACGGCCGCGCGCGAACAGGCGCCGGCCGGACGGGTGCGAGTGCCGGCCCGGGCCTGTGCGCCCTGGCTGGCCTGCCAGTTCACCGTCGGCCACGTGCTCTCCACGGTGGAGGTCGCACCGTTGCCACTGGTGCAACGCCTTGGCGAGGGGGAAGGCGCGGCCGCGTTGCTGATCGCCGTGCTGTGCGGCGCGAGCATCGGCGGCGGCGCGCTGTACGCCTGGCGAGGGCCGAAGCTCGGGCTCGGGCCGCGCGGGCAGGCCGGTATCGCGCTGACCGGGTTCGTCCTGGGTGCTGTGCTCGTCGCCGCGAACCTCGGCCGGCCGGGGCTGCTCTGCGGGGTGGCGCTGATCGGCGTGTGCACCGCGCCGCTGGTCACCATCGCGTCGGTGCGGATGCAGGCGTTGCTGCCGGCGACGCGCAGGTCGGAAGGGTTCTCGCTGTCCTTCGCGGTGCAGGCCGCCGGTTTCGGGCTCGGTTCGCTGACCGTCGGGGTGCTGCCCCTGCCGCTGGTGTCTTTGCTCGGTGCCTCCAGCGCGGCCCTCGGTTGTGCGATGCTGACGTTTGCTGCCCGAGAAGTAGTTGGCAGCGCGCCAGCAAGCTTCTAGCCTGGGTCACAAGTCGACACCACGGGAGACGCCGATGACCGCCGTACAGCCCAAGCCCGCCACGGTCAGGGAGACCTTCGACTCGCTGGACCCGGCGACAGACGAGGTACTCGCCACCTACCCGGTGCACACCCGCGAGGACGTCGAAGCGGCCGTCGCGCAGGCCAGGGACGCGGCGCTGTGGTGGGACTCGCTCGGCTTCGCCGGGCGCGCCGAGCGGCTGCGCAGGTGGAAGGGCGTGCTGACCAGGCGACTGGCCCAGCTGTGCCAGGTGGTGCGGGACGAGACCGGCAAGCCGATCGCGGACGCGCAGCTGGAGTCGGTGCTCGGCATCGAGCACATCGCGTGGGCTGGCCGGAACGCGCGCAAGGTGCTCGGCAAGCAGCGGCGCCCGGCCGGGCTGCTGATGTCCAACCAGGCCGCCACCGTCGAATATCAGCCGCTCGGCGTGGTCGGCGTGATCGGCCCGTGGAACTACCCGGTTTTCACTCCCCTCGGCTCCATCACCTACGCGCTGGCCGCGGGCAACGCGGTGGTGTTCAAGCCCAGCGAGTACACCCCCGGCGTCGGCCGGTGGCTGGTGGACGCGTTCAACGAGGTGGTGCCGGAGAAGCCGGTGCTGCAGCTGATCACCGGCTTCGGCGAGACCGGTGCCGCGCTGGTCGGCGCGGGGGTGGACAAGATCGCCTTCACCGGCTCCACCGCCACCGGCAAGAAGATCATGGCGGCGGCCGCCGAAACGCTCACCCCGGTGGTGATCGAGGCCGGCGGCAAGGACCCGGTGCTGGTGGACGAGGACGCGGACGTCGAGGCGGCCGCGGACGCCACGGTCTGGGG includes:
- a CDS encoding DUF2334 domain-containing protein, yielding MDTQLLVSLSGISPRTLDRCAELAAELDRRKVPLTILHPPRTENSPATDWVRDRRLRGDGLLMHGYDHRITPTHRTVQLGRKAEFAALPAHEARLRLIAATAALEGSGLKADGFAPPRWLASRGTLAALAERGFTLCAELAAVHHLGTGEVVHRAKVLEFTAGHQRAETVRCFALVLAAARAARRGGLVRLGVDAAELAGPGLRQAFLDAVDVALEHRARAVTYGALRTSSSPRAAAL
- a CDS encoding MBL fold metallo-hydrolase; this translates as MHIVHFGHACVLIETEGARILIDPGTFSAGFEAERELDAILITHQHFDHIDAERLPPLLAANPGARLITDPGSEDTVAKLDLPARTVHPGDTFEVGGSTVEVLGGRHAVIHEDIPVIPNVGYLVDHGAFYHPGDSFFLPDHKIEVLGLPTGAPWLKAGEAVDYLRAVAPRYAVPIHEATLSNPAMHYGLFTNLGPDGTEVKALQPGAKTKF
- a CDS encoding ArsR/SmtB family transcription factor — translated: MIELVLTPAGANRVRFALSPLEETMGAVQTILGVRGHPTHLAWVAKAAVSIRELPVGELLAVLGARRYLTDFLSPPPSGPRTTARAQLAEVRRTPPAQVATELAMVDADLSGLPADPAAARDLLADQMELVWTELVEPNWPRLKRLLTADIDYRSRRLAEGGIELVLSDLHPGLRLAGDVVLVETKTRVRTELDERGLLLLPGLFAWPRLGVIMVPPWQPAVLYPARGVGELWAGAPVPTETLAAVVGRTKAALLTALDEPADTSALAIRLGLSAGTVSEHLTALRDARLLSSSRHGRAVRYRRTELGDDLLRS
- a CDS encoding MFS transporter, with the translated sequence MTTLAAQSSQSLFHHRPYWRWSAGVQLGRLPAAMAPLAFTVLTTAATGSYRLGGVMMAVFVLAELAGAIPAGRLLDRIGPAKGLALMLVTAAAALAGLAAVAATGASGPVLLAMVVLPGVVAGGMSGGFRTLLAGTISGPLLPRAIAVDAMILDGVLIAGPALVALLATAHSLVPLLVMALAYLLSAALVPRVTAAREQAPAGRVRVPARACAPWLACQFTVGHVLSTVEVAPLPLVQRLGEGEGAAALLIAVLCGASIGGGALYAWRGPKLGLGPRGQAGIALTGFVLGAVLVAANLGRPGLLCGVALIGVCTAPLVTIASVRMQALLPATRRSEGFSLSFAVQAAGFGLGSLTVGVLPLPLVSLLGASSAALGCAMLTFAAREVVGSAPASF
- a CDS encoding aldehyde dehydrogenase family protein, with protein sequence MTAVQPKPATVRETFDSLDPATDEVLATYPVHTREDVEAAVAQARDAALWWDSLGFAGRAERLRRWKGVLTRRLAQLCQVVRDETGKPIADAQLESVLGIEHIAWAGRNARKVLGKQRRPAGLLMSNQAATVEYQPLGVVGVIGPWNYPVFTPLGSITYALAAGNAVVFKPSEYTPGVGRWLVDAFNEVVPEKPVLQLITGFGETGAALVGAGVDKIAFTGSTATGKKIMAAAAETLTPVVIEAGGKDPVLVDEDADVEAAADATVWGAFSNSGQTCVGVERVYVHERVHDEFVAKVVAKSRELRAGSDAEASYGPVTMPSQIGVIRRHIADAIARGGRAVLGGTDAVGDRYVQPTVLVEVPEDADAVREETFGPTVTIAKVADMDEAVAKANDTSYGLGSTVFSKRRGMELARRLRTGMTAINAPLSFAGIASLPFGGVGDSGFGRIHGQEGLREFARSKAIARQRFTPPIALTSFPRNEKTDALVAKLVTVLHGKR